From a single Bdellovibrionota bacterium genomic region:
- a CDS encoding VanZ family protein, giving the protein MKSIRFWIPAFAWMTVIFLFSTDLFGASTTFSITRIVLRWLFPFLPEPAIATIHVGLRKVGHVGSYAALSYFYLCGLLKTFHPLPLWQTKWGVLAFVLCILYACTDEWHQSFSTVRTGSVWDVGWDTLGAAITQTVNRIRSKNS; this is encoded by the coding sequence ATGAAATCCATTCGATTCTGGATTCCGGCGTTCGCTTGGATGACGGTGATTTTTCTTTTTTCAACGGATCTTTTCGGAGCGTCCACGACTTTTTCGATCACACGGATCGTTCTCCGATGGCTCTTTCCTTTTTTGCCGGAACCGGCGATCGCAACCATTCACGTCGGCCTGCGTAAAGTCGGTCATGTCGGTTCGTACGCGGCGCTTTCGTACTTTTATTTATGCGGCCTGCTCAAGACGTTTCATCCGCTTCCTCTGTGGCAAACGAAATGGGGGGTCTTGGCGTTCGTTCTTTGCATTCTTTACGCCTGCACGGACGAATGGCACCAATCGTTTTCAACGGTGCGAACCGGTTCCGTTTGGGACGTGGGATGGGATACGCTCGGAGCCGCGATCACCCAAACGGTAAACCGGATTCGATCCAAAAACAGTTGA
- a CDS encoding nucleotide sugar dehydrogenase, with amino-acid sequence MASLRQKIDSFDARVAVIGLGYVGLPLAVDLAKAGFSVTGFDVSEDRVARINRGDSYIEDIPGPELTAVVKPKSGKGGFRATTDFALLREMDTVSICVPTPLGKTRDPDVSFILAVRDRLRESIHADMLVILESTTYPGTTEEIFEPLVKEAGLTLGKDFFLAFSPERIDPGNKRFQLRNTPKVIGGMTPACTETTKALYAKIIERLVPVASTRAAEMVKILENTFRAVNIGLVNEVAIMCRLLGIDTWEVIEAAATKPFGFTPFYPGPGLGGHCIPVDPHYLSWKLKTLNYTARFIDLAAEVNTGMPRHVVELVAGALNDAQKSVKGSRILLLGIAYKPDVSDVRESPALDIFRLLQEKGANVSYHDPLAPDIRLDGLRLQSIELSDKIIAAQDVVVITTHHSQYDFRRIVEHALAVVDTRNATKGIQSPKVVRL; translated from the coding sequence ATGGCTTCTCTACGACAAAAAATCGACTCGTTCGACGCCCGTGTCGCCGTGATCGGACTCGGTTATGTCGGATTGCCTCTGGCGGTCGATCTGGCTAAAGCCGGGTTTTCCGTCACCGGATTTGACGTTTCCGAAGACCGCGTCGCCAGAATCAATCGGGGTGATTCCTATATCGAGGATATCCCCGGTCCCGAGCTTACCGCCGTCGTAAAACCGAAATCAGGGAAAGGTGGCTTTCGAGCCACCACCGATTTTGCCCTTTTGCGCGAAATGGACACGGTCAGCATCTGCGTGCCCACCCCGCTCGGCAAGACACGCGACCCCGATGTCTCGTTTATTTTGGCCGTCAGGGATCGGCTTCGGGAAAGCATCCATGCCGATATGCTCGTCATTTTGGAATCGACGACATATCCGGGGACCACCGAGGAAATTTTCGAGCCGCTGGTCAAAGAGGCGGGGCTGACGTTGGGAAAAGATTTTTTTCTCGCGTTCAGTCCGGAGCGGATCGATCCGGGGAACAAGCGCTTCCAGCTCAGGAATACGCCCAAAGTCATCGGCGGCATGACGCCGGCCTGCACGGAAACGACGAAGGCGCTTTACGCGAAGATCATCGAACGGCTCGTTCCGGTCGCCTCCACGCGCGCGGCCGAAATGGTCAAGATTCTTGAAAACACGTTCCGCGCCGTGAACATCGGCCTGGTGAACGAAGTGGCGATCATGTGCCGCCTGTTGGGCATCGACACCTGGGAAGTGATCGAAGCCGCCGCGACCAAGCCGTTCGGTTTCACGCCGTTTTATCCCGGTCCCGGACTCGGAGGGCACTGCATTCCCGTCGACCCCCATTATCTTTCGTGGAAATTGAAAACACTTAATTACACCGCGCGATTCATCGATCTGGCCGCCGAAGTGAACACGGGTATGCCCCGCCACGTCGTGGAGCTCGTCGCCGGCGCACTTAATGACGCTCAGAAGAGCGTCAAAGGCTCGAGGATTCTTTTGCTGGGGATCGCCTACAAACCGGACGTTTCGGACGTCCGCGAGTCCCCGGCGCTCGACATCTTCCGGCTGCTTCAAGAGAAGGGTGCGAACGTTTCGTATCACGACCCTTTGGCCCCGGACATCCGACTTGACGGCCTCCGGCTCCAATCGATCGAGCTTTCGGACAAAATCATCGCGGCGCAAGACGTCGTCGTCATCACGACCCATCATTCGCAATACGACTTTCGTCGAATCGTGGAACACGCGCTGGCGGTCGTCGACACACGAAACGCGACGAAGGGCATTCAGAGCCCGAAAGTCGTCCGACTCTGA
- a CDS encoding bifunctional (p)ppGpp synthetase/guanosine-3',5'-bis(diphosphate) 3'-pyrophosphohydrolase, producing MIPLDSILEDTKKYNADEDLTLIREAYEFSRKAHEGQKRKSGDPYFTHPSEVAKILSTHRLDAETIATGLLHDVVEDTLVTIEEVRKKFGPNVAQLVDGVTKLSKVSFGSKDVRQAESFRKMLLAMAHDIRVIVVKLADRLHNMRTLRHMPEMRQLVIAQETLDIYAPLANRLGIAWIKLELEELSFKALRPVIYETISKQLQTTAAERDRYIAHVIQLIGQKMKAEGVRCEVSGRAKHSYSIYKKMESRNIEFEQVADILAFRIIVDSMPQCYEVLGHIHTLWKPVPGRFKDYIALPKANLYQSLHTTVTGPEGQRIEVQIRTREMHQVAEDGIAAHWIYKTGEGTEKNDLQRFGWLRQMIDWEQDTKDSHEFIETVKLDLFADEVFVFTPRGEVYNFPRGATPIDFAYRVHTEVGHHCHGARINGRMVPLKYKLQNGDRVEILTSDTAKPSKDWLKIAITSKAKSKVRGVIKKEERDTGRAVGREILEKELKKFGENYEKLLASGKIKPNLAVAGYHSLDELLLALGYGKVVAADVISHFIAPDKLKGKEVATPSIIRSIISKVTPKQPSGIKVGGLDNVMVRYGKCCDPLPGDPILGFVTRGRGVTVHRTDCYKVLEVDSARRVDVEWSKNGQAVRNVKIKVVSVDSPGILADISKAISLKGGNISHASIRTTEDRKAINTFDVDVTDTSQLYSMMRSIEKLRGILSVERVKA from the coding sequence ATGATCCCGCTTGATTCCATCCTCGAAGACACCAAAAAGTACAATGCGGATGAGGACTTAACTCTCATTCGAGAAGCTTACGAATTTTCTCGAAAGGCGCACGAGGGGCAAAAACGAAAATCGGGGGATCCCTACTTCACTCATCCTTCCGAAGTCGCAAAAATTCTTTCCACACATCGACTTGACGCCGAAACCATTGCCACCGGTCTTTTGCACGATGTTGTCGAGGACACCCTCGTCACGATCGAAGAAGTTCGGAAGAAATTCGGCCCCAATGTCGCGCAACTCGTGGACGGAGTGACCAAGCTGTCCAAGGTTTCCTTTGGTTCGAAAGATGTCCGGCAGGCCGAAAGCTTTCGAAAGATGCTGCTCGCGATGGCGCACGATATTCGCGTGATCGTCGTGAAATTGGCCGACCGTCTTCACAATATGCGCACGCTGCGGCACATGCCGGAGATGCGCCAATTGGTCATCGCTCAGGAGACGCTCGACATTTACGCCCCGCTCGCCAATCGGCTCGGAATCGCGTGGATAAAGTTAGAGCTCGAAGAGCTTTCTTTTAAGGCGCTCCGACCGGTCATCTACGAAACAATCTCGAAGCAGCTTCAAACGACCGCGGCGGAACGCGACCGGTACATCGCCCATGTCATCCAGCTGATCGGACAAAAAATGAAGGCCGAGGGCGTTCGTTGCGAAGTCAGCGGCCGAGCCAAGCATTCTTATTCCATTTACAAGAAAATGGAATCTCGAAACATCGAATTCGAGCAGGTGGCCGACATCCTGGCGTTTCGGATCATCGTGGACTCGATGCCCCAATGTTATGAAGTGCTCGGACACATTCATACGCTATGGAAGCCGGTACCGGGACGGTTCAAGGATTACATCGCACTCCCCAAGGCCAACTTGTATCAGTCTCTTCATACGACGGTGACCGGCCCCGAAGGCCAGCGAATCGAAGTTCAAATCCGAACGCGCGAGATGCATCAGGTGGCCGAGGACGGAATCGCCGCTCACTGGATTTATAAAACAGGCGAGGGAACCGAGAAAAACGACTTGCAGCGCTTCGGTTGGCTGCGGCAAATGATCGACTGGGAGCAGGATACGAAGGATTCGCACGAATTCATCGAAACCGTCAAACTCGACCTGTTCGCCGACGAGGTCTTCGTCTTCACGCCGAGAGGGGAAGTTTACAATTTTCCGCGCGGGGCCACGCCGATCGATTTCGCGTATCGAGTTCACACCGAAGTGGGCCACCACTGCCACGGCGCCCGGATCAACGGTCGCATGGTTCCGTTAAAATACAAACTGCAGAACGGCGATCGCGTGGAAATTTTGACTTCCGACACGGCGAAGCCCTCCAAAGATTGGCTGAAAATCGCCATCACGTCCAAAGCGAAATCGAAGGTTCGGGGCGTCATCAAGAAAGAGGAACGGGACACCGGCCGAGCCGTCGGCCGCGAGATCCTGGAAAAAGAACTCAAGAAGTTCGGTGAGAACTACGAGAAGCTTCTCGCCAGCGGAAAAATCAAACCAAACTTAGCCGTGGCGGGCTACCACAGTTTGGACGAGCTGCTCTTGGCGCTGGGATACGGAAAGGTCGTCGCCGCGGACGTCATCAGCCATTTCATCGCCCCGGACAAGCTCAAGGGGAAAGAAGTTGCGACGCCCAGCATAATTCGGTCGATCATTTCCAAAGTCACGCCGAAACAACCTTCCGGAATTAAAGTCGGCGGCCTCGATAACGTCATGGTTCGTTATGGAAAGTGTTGTGACCCTCTGCCGGGGGACCCGATTCTCGGATTCGTGACGCGCGGCCGCGGGGTCACGGTCCATCGGACCGACTGTTACAAAGTGCTCGAAGTCGACAGCGCTCGCAGAGTGGATGTGGAATGGAGCAAGAACGGCCAAGCCGTCCGCAACGTGAAAATCAAAGTGGTCTCCGTCGATTCCCCCGGAATCCTGGCCGATATTTCCAAGGCGATTTCACTCAAAGGCGGCAACATCTCTCACGCATCGATCCGGACGACCGAGGATCGAAAAGCGATCAACACGTTCGACGTCGATGTTACGGACACATCCCAGCTCTATTCCATGATGCGTTCGATCGAAAAACTTCGAGGGATCCTCTCCGTCGAGCGGGTAAAGGCATAG
- a CDS encoding glutamate-cysteine ligase family protein, whose translation MSREGSTQESEPIFGKADLVRVFENGAKPRFRYAIGIESEKVGVDLTTGHAVPFDGPNGIETILIELSARFGWEKVLDRGRVIALNRNATAITLEPGGQLELSSRPHPTLDDVAREREEHIVELCDVSTPLNIGWLNLGLQPVTPIDRIPWVPKSRYRVMREYYEKRPGLALHMMRLTASVQGNFDYESEADARRKIHVGAALGPIVGAMFANGAIEEGVLNGYCSRRLRIWRETDADRCGIPDFYVDGTFSFEKYADYVLDIPMYFILRNGEYVDYTGKTFRQFLEGKGEKEKALRRDWDLHLTTLFPDVRLKNYLELRTADAQDPLGAMALMAFWTGILYDEEALGMAFDRVGRFTREQLGAAMDDAALQGLQAGIAYEPILHVARDVVGIAVIGLSRLDRVNGRHDIRYLDPLRDLIDRGLSPAEELRKTWNGKIGRLLPSACLHEAS comes from the coding sequence GTGAGCCGGGAAGGATCGACCCAAGAATCGGAACCGATCTTCGGGAAGGCGGATCTCGTCCGAGTTTTTGAAAACGGAGCGAAGCCGCGTTTCCGGTATGCGATCGGTATCGAGAGCGAAAAGGTCGGCGTCGATCTTACGACGGGACACGCGGTCCCGTTTGACGGTCCCAACGGAATTGAGACGATTCTGATCGAGCTGTCCGCGCGTTTCGGCTGGGAGAAGGTTCTGGACCGGGGAAGAGTGATTGCACTGAACCGGAACGCGACGGCGATTACGCTCGAACCGGGAGGACAACTCGAATTGAGCAGCCGGCCGCATCCAACGTTGGATGATGTGGCTCGCGAACGCGAGGAACACATCGTCGAGCTGTGCGACGTTTCTACGCCGCTCAATATCGGCTGGCTTAATCTCGGTCTTCAACCGGTCACACCGATCGACCGGATTCCGTGGGTCCCAAAATCCAGGTATCGGGTGATGCGTGAGTATTACGAGAAGCGGCCAGGCCTCGCGCTTCACATGATGCGATTGACGGCGTCGGTCCAGGGGAACTTCGATTACGAGAGCGAGGCCGACGCCCGCCGGAAGATTCATGTGGGAGCTGCTCTCGGACCTATCGTTGGAGCGATGTTCGCAAATGGTGCGATCGAAGAGGGTGTTTTGAACGGTTATTGCTCGCGCCGGCTCCGCATCTGGCGGGAAACCGACGCGGATCGTTGCGGCATTCCGGACTTTTACGTAGACGGAACCTTTTCTTTCGAGAAGTACGCCGATTACGTTCTCGATATCCCGATGTACTTCATTCTTCGAAACGGAGAGTACGTCGACTACACCGGCAAGACTTTTCGGCAATTTCTGGAAGGGAAGGGGGAAAAAGAGAAAGCTCTCCGAAGAGACTGGGATCTCCATTTGACGACCCTTTTCCCGGATGTTCGGCTGAAGAATTATCTCGAACTTCGCACGGCCGACGCCCAGGATCCTCTCGGGGCAATGGCGCTCATGGCGTTTTGGACCGGTATTCTTTACGATGAAGAAGCGCTGGGAATGGCTTTCGACCGCGTGGGACGGTTCACTCGCGAACAGCTCGGCGCCGCCATGGATGATGCGGCGCTACAGGGTCTTCAAGCCGGAATCGCTTACGAGCCGATTCTTCACGTAGCGCGGGACGTTGTCGGCATAGCGGTCATCGGTCTGTCTCGGCTCGATCGGGTCAACGGTCGGCATGATATTCGTTACCTGGATCCGCTCCGTGATCTGATCGATCGCGGCTTGTCGCCCGCGGAGGAACTTCGGAAAACGTGGAACGGAAAAATCGGGCGCCTCCTTCCGTCCGCCTGCTTGCACGAGGCGTCGTGA